The Haemorhous mexicanus isolate bHaeMex1 chromosome 6, bHaeMex1.pri, whole genome shotgun sequence genome includes the window CAACAGTGAGACATCTATAAGCTGGATCttcagaatataaaaaaaaattataccttTGAGGGTTTCTACAAAAAAGACATTACTAGACCAACTGTAGAGTCTTCTCTGCTTAAATAGCCTTTGCTATCTTCATTGCACACTTCAAAATCCTGCAGAAAGAAAGTGATTTGCATTAAAACCAATAAACCTAACCtaggatttttattttgcttagcTGTtataggaaaaacaaaagaaacacttGTTGAATCACCTCTATTCATCTACTCTGTTCCAGTAAAATTGAAAATGGGCAAGTCTAttcagtttgggatttttaggttaaaataaaatttttcataCTGCTTCATTTTATGTGCTTATaacaaaaaagctttttgcaAACTTAGAATTCATAGTACAGACTTCTGGGAAACAAATCACATGAAATTGATTTCTACCAGACCCTacattttttcttgaaaaatgcCAGATAGTTTTAATTCTTATTAAGCCACTATACAGACAGGAACTATGAGGAGAGAGTGCAATGAAAGCGCAGTCAGAAGCCATCGAATTTTCTGAGGTACttgtagaaaacaaaaaaaccatttccagaGCCTGTACTTAGAGAAGAGACTCCCACAGAACACCGCCAGCAAGTGTTGATAATACAGCATCGTATCTTACAGTAGCAAAGGGTTTATCCACAGAGCGTTCCAGGGAAAACTGTTATACACAACTCTGCGGACAAGCACTGAAAAAATGACACAAATCAGCTGAATTTTCAGGAAAGCTTTTCTAAGAGTAGCCTGCCGTTTTCATCGCGTGTTGGCACTTCCAGAATTTGTTAACTGCAGCTACAAGCTTACAATAAATTAGAGTAACGAGAACCGAGAGCTCAGTTCACCGCAGCAGCTTTGATGCGGGCCGCGCTCCTCTGATTAATTTCACAcctgctttcctcctctccttcccgAAGTCCTCACGCAGTTATCTCATTAGCGGGGCACTTCACACACACCAATTAACACCGCGCCGAACAAACCATTATGCAAATTCCGCACCTGCCCATAACTAATATTAAGGTTCAATGAAGGCTCGTTAGAATAACTCAGCTCACTGAGACACAGCCGCTCCGCCGGAGCcgcccccggagccgcccccgGAGCCGCCGGGCCACCTCACGGCGGCCGCGCGCCACCGCctcgggggcggggccgcgccggaGAGGGCGGGCCCGGGCCTGGTCCTACTCTCGCTCCGCATCGCGGGCGCTGCCGAGCGGGTGGCGGGGCGGTGAGCGAACGAGTGAGTGAATGTGAGCGAGTGAATGTGAGCGCTGGCGGCGGGCCCGGTGGGCTGCAGGCCCCAAGCGGCTGCCGGGGCTCTTTGGTGCTGTGGCCCCCGCGGCGCCTCCCCCGGCCGCCGGCGCTGCTTTCTCTTGGGGCGATGGCGGGAGCCGCGGTCGCAGCCGCACGGCCCTCCGCGCGGTGGGGGCGGCGGTGGCCGGGTTCTGCCGCCGGGGTTTATTGGGGAGGCACGGCGGAGGGCTCgctgggggcacgggggggaCGGAAGAAGGCTGCGGTCCCGGGGTGTTCCCGCGGGGGCTGCCGGAAAGCGCCGCCCCGGCTGGGCCCCGTGCTCCTGAGTCCGCTCAGTAGAGCGCGCTGGATCGCTCAGCTACGGGGCAATATCTGTATCGTGCAAATCCCATCTCTTATTTTTAGAATGCTTTCCCAGAGGCATTGGAGCCCCTATCTTAGCCTGTTTTCCATGTGCAGGTTTTCACATGTGCTGCTTCCCATTTGATGGTTGCCCCCACTGTACGTGTTTCTTTGTTTCCCGGGCCCACAAACAAGCCTTGTACCGTCTGAAATTTCCCGGAGCTTCTGCCCAATACCAAAGCACAGTACTTCGGTAATGAACAAATGGGACCTAGGAAGGGAGACAGACTTGATCATAACAAAAGCGTACcatttttgtttggtgtttttccaTTCCTAGGAACATGCTTCAGGAGGGCGCACACGGTAAATGGACAGTATCTAGCAGTGATGAAAGTGCCGAGGAAAATTCGGACAGTGAAAAACCATGTACATCTTCAGTATCGGATGCTGCATGTGGTAGAACTAGTGGACCACAATATCCATGCTCTGAAGCTAGGAAAGCTGCTCACAAGAGAAAAGCTTCCCCCGTGAAGTTCACTGATAAAAGTCTTTCTACAGAAGCACCTCCAGCAGTAAAACAGAGACCAAGCCAAGAAGGCTCAGGTTGGTGTCTTTCTAGTAGTGATGAAGAGCCTGAAGATCAGCAAAAGCATGTCCACAAAGAAAcggtgaaagaagaaaaacacgATGTGTCCAAAGAGCATCCTTTGAATCTTTGCAAAGATGACAAACTCTCAGAGAATCTGAAAGAAGAGGAGTATAATCTAACAGCCAGTGAAGCCCAAGATACCTGGGATTTGGTGACTGGAGGCAAtcctttcaggttttttctcACTAAAGTCAGTGGAATTGAACACAACTATAATTCTGGAGCCCTGCACATAAAAGGTGAACAAGTGTCTTCTACTACAAGAGGGCTTTTGGGAGAAAGCAAGGGAATGCTTATTTTTAGTTTATgggtatttttaaatgcaggtaTTTCTTAGTGTT containing:
- the EFCAB11 gene encoding LOW QUALITY PROTEIN: EF-hand calcium-binding domain-containing protein 11 (The sequence of the model RefSeq protein was modified relative to this genomic sequence to represent the inferred CDS: substituted 1 base at 1 genomic stop codon), which encodes MRSESRTRPGPALSGAAPPPRRWRAAAVRWPGGSGGGSGGGSGGAADFEVCNEDSKGYLSREDSTVGLVMSFLXKPSKTKEDRGFLPFENFKRAFNSVFPKLSEKIIFRATREVDQDSDGCISFKEVESAMKYGQDEVSPVYFA